The genomic region CTTGGGCTTTTATTTTGCAGCAAGTGTGAATAATATATTCAATATTGTGCATAACATCTTCTTTATTCTTATAATTTAATAATTTATAAAAAAACTGTCTATCCTTTATACAGCCATACTTTATTACTTCTGCCATTCCATCACTGAAAACTCTATCTGTCAAAGTTTCTAAAACTATAGGGTCTATTAAAACCTTCTTTGGATGATAAAAACTTCCTACTAAATTTTTTCCCTTATCTAAATCAACTCCAACCTTTCCTCCAACACTGCTGTCAACTTGGGCAAGTAAAGTTGTTGGACATTGAACAAAGGGAACTCCCCTAAGGTAAGTTGAAGCAATAAAGCCAGCTAAGTCCCCAATTACTCCACCCCCAAGGGCTATGATTAAATCACTTCTTGTAAATTTAAAATTAAGAAGTTCATCATAAACTAAAGGCAGAGTATTAAAGGATTTTGTCGCTTCTCCTTCCTTTAATACCAGCTTTTTTGCCTTATAGCCTGCTTCTAATAAATTATTTAACACCTTATCTCCATAATATTTATCTACTATTCTGTCAGTAATAATAAATACCTTATCCCCTTTAAAGACCTCTCTTATTTTCTCAGAAATTTTATTTAGAATGTCCTTTTCTATATTAATAGAGTAGCTATTTTCTTTTAAATTTACCTCTAGCTTCAATTTAAATTTCCCTTCCAACTGCATTTGCAATAGGTTTAAGTTCTTTTACTAAAGCATCATAATCTTCTGGCTTAATTGATTGAGGTCCATCTGATAAAGCTTTTTCAGGGTCATTATGCACCTCTATTATAAGCCCATCTGCTCCAACGGCAACTGCTGCTTTTGCTAAAGGTGCTATCATAAATCTCTTACCTGTTGCATGACTAGGATCTACTATTACTGGTAAATGGCTTAATTTTTTAATTGCAGGTATTGCACTTAAGTCTAAGGTATTTCTTGTATAAGTTTCAAAGGTTCTAATTCCTCTTTCACATAAAATTACATTATTATTACCGCCAGCTAAAATATATTCAGCACTCATTAAAAATTCTTCTATAGTTGCAGCAAACCCTCTCTTTAATAATATTGGCTTATTTATTTTTCCTAATTCCTTTAATAAATCAAAGTTTTGCATATTTCTTGCTCCAACTTGAATTATATCTACGTCTCTCTCAAAAATTTCAATATCTTTAGCTGACATTATTTCTGTCACTATTGGCAATCCTGTCTTT from Clostridium isatidis harbors:
- the aroB gene encoding 3-dehydroquinate synthase; its protein translation is MKLEVNLKENSYSINIEKDILNKISEKIREVFKGDKVFIITDRIVDKYYGDKVLNNLLEAGYKAKKLVLKEGEATKSFNTLPLVYDELLNFKFTRSDLIIALGGGVIGDLAGFIASTYLRGVPFVQCPTTLLAQVDSSVGGKVGVDLDKGKNLVGSFYHPKKVLIDPIVLETLTDRVFSDGMAEVIKYGCIKDRQFFYKLLNYKNKEDVMHNIEYIIHTCCKIKAQVVEKDEKDTGERMLLNFGHTIGHAIEQYYNYDKYTHGEAVAIGMYIISKISEKYTITKEGTSEAIKEILIKYKLPYNLDIDIKELIKTIELDKKNLGKTLNIIALKEIGESFIYKTKKEFFL
- the aroF gene encoding 3-deoxy-7-phosphoheptulonate synthase is translated as MVVVLKAKTREEDIRKLTEELKKEGIDVCPVIGKELTVLGIIGDTTKIDPLKIEAHDIVEKVIKVQEPFKKANRVFHPENTVVDVNGRKIGGNRIAMIAGPCSVESEDQIKFIAEEVKKSGASFLRGGAFKPRTSPYSFQGLEYDGLELLKIAREKTGLPIVTEIMSAKDIEIFERDVDIIQVGARNMQNFDLLKELGKINKPILLKRGFAATIEEFLMSAEYILAGGNNNVILCERGIRTFETYTRNTLDLSAIPAIKKLSHLPVIVDPSHATGKRFMIAPLAKAAVAVGADGLIIEVHNDPEKALSDGPQSIKPEDYDALVKELKPIANAVGREI